The proteins below are encoded in one region of Penicillium psychrofluorescens genome assembly, chromosome: 4:
- a CDS encoding uncharacterized protein (ID:PFLUO_006317-T1.cds;~source:funannotate), which produces MATGTVQHPLITHTTEVPGTTVIPRIDMRPDGLHERGKQLVESIRSGPRSANPFLITERAEEKQITLSSRDLQLSDFGLLKTLGTGTFARVWLVKPKEQKEADKNKVYALKILRKADVIKLKQVEHVRNERKTLAAVVGHPFITTLNASFSDDQSLYMLLDYCPGGEIFSYLRRARRFDSETSTFYAAEITMTIEYLHESHGIAYRDLKPENILLDADGHLRLVDFGFAKQVGNRETYTLCGTPEYLAPEVIHNSGHGLAVDWWALGILIYEFLVGQPPFWDQNPMRIYEQIVEGRLRFPPNMPASAQNIVSLLCKTNPSERLGHISGGASRVRAHPFFQDIVWDDLFYRRVKGPILPRVSHPADSSNFEEYPDPPDSRGQSIYTDDLRKKYESLFSDF; this is translated from the exons ATGGCGACCGGAACTGTCCAGCACCCTCTCATCACACACACTACTGAGGTGCCGGGCACCACAGTCATCCCCCGCATCGACATGCGGCCAGACGGCCTCCATGAGCGAGGCAAGCAGCTGGTCGAGTCCATCCGCTCCGGGCCGCGATCGGCGAATCCGTTCCTCATCACCGAGcgcgccgaggagaagcagatcaCCCTCTCGTCTCGAGATCTCCAACTCAGCGACTTTGGGCTGTTGAAGACCCTCGGTACTG GGACTTTTGCGCGAGTGTGGCTCGTCAAACCGAAAGAGCAAAAGGAGGCGGACAAGAATAAAGTATACGCTCTGAAGATACTGCGCAAGGCCGATG TGATCAAACTGAAGCAAGTGGAACATGTGCGCAACGAACGAAAAACCCTCGCCGCAGTGGTGGGACACCCTTTTATCACAACCCTGAACGCTTCCTTCTCTGATGACCAGAGTCTCTACATGCTG CTGGATTACTGCCCTGGAGGTGAGATCTTCAGCTATCTCCGACGCGCACGGCGCTTTGATTCAGAGACCTCGACATTTTATGCCGCCGAGATCACGATGACGATTGAATATCTGCACGAATCCCACGGCATTGCCTACCGTGATCTCAAGCCAGAGAACATTCTATTGGATGCCGACGGCCACCTCCGACTCGTCGATTTCGGGTTCGCCAAGCAAGTCGGAAACCGCGAGACATACACCCTGTGCGGCACGCCAGAGTACCTCGCCCCCGAAGTCATTCACAACAGCGGCCACGGGCTTGCAGTGGATTGGTGGGCGCTGGGCATCTTGATCTACGAgttcctggtcggccagCCTCCATTCTGGGACCAGAATCCCATGCGCATTTACGAGCAGATCGTGGAAGGGCGTCTGCGCTTCCCGCCAAATATGCCCGCCTCGGCGCAGAATATTGTCTCGCTCCTCTGCAAGACTAACCCGTCCGAACGCCTGGGCCATATCTCCGGCGGCGCTTCGAGAGTCCGCGCGCATCCGTTTTTCCAAGACATTGTCTGGGATGATCTGTTCTACCGCCGTGTCAAAGGCCCTATTCTCCCCCGCGTGTCGCATCCGGCGGATTCTAGTAACTTCGAGGAATATCCCGATCCGCCAGATAGTCGGGGTCAGAGTATCTATACCGACGATCTAAGAAAGAAGTACGAGTCGCTGTTCAGTGATTTCTGA
- a CDS encoding uncharacterized protein (ID:PFLUO_006318-T1.cds;~source:funannotate), producing the protein MPTFRKSLLAALCLIAVIVILRASRSSDLPNAPGYRPVQKIFEEKENAQAHPETQGKKSKERQQQQHLGATATAPLRERLRYQFPYDLAPSFPAYIWQTWKYQPSSFWFSEELRVPEASWTDMNPGFVHEVIPDDTQRDLIKYLYGMVPDVFEAYDSMPLAVLKADFFRYLVLLARGGIYSDIDTHAIQPVIHWLPEKLDKSTVGLVVGIEADPDRPDWADWYSRRLQFCQWTIMSKPGHPILRDIVAHITEHALRMKRAGILKKGKMDRTVVEFTGPAAWTDAVFRYFNNPEYFNIPAGDKNITYEDFTQQVDYRKVGDTLVLPITSFSPGVGQMGAEDVDHPMAFVKHDFGG; encoded by the coding sequence ATGCCTACCTTCCGCAAGTCATTGCTCGCCGCCCTCTGCCTCATCGCtgtcatcgtcatcctccgAGCGTCCCGATCCTCCGACCTCCCCAACGCCCCGGGCTATCGGCCTGTCCAGAAAATCttcgaagagaaagagaatgCGCAAGCGCATCCAGAGACACAAGggaagaaatccaaagaacggcagcagcagcagcacctgGGCGCTACGGCGACAGCGCCGCTACGTGAGCGCCTCCGCTACCAGTTCCCCTACGACCTCGCACCCAGTTTCCCGGCGTATATTTGGCAGACATGGAAATACCAACCGTCATCATTTTGGTTTTCAGAAGAGCTGCGCGTCCCAGAGGCTAGCTGGACGGATATGAACCCCGGGTTCGTGCACGAGGTCATCCCCGATGACACGCAGCGCGATCTGATCAAATACCTGTATGGGATGGTCCCGGATGTGTTCGAGGCGTACGACTCCATGCCACTGGCCGTCTTGAAGGCGGACTTCTTCCGGTATCTGGTACTGCTGGCCCGCGGCGGCATCTACAGCGACATCGACACCCACGCGATCCAGCCCGTCATCCACTGGCTGCCCGAGAAGCTCGACAAGTCCACCGTAGGCCTTgtcgtcggcatcgaggCCGATCCGGACCGCCCGGACTGGGCCGATTGGTACTCGCGTCGCCTGCAGTTCTGCCAGTGGACCATCATGTCCAAACCGGGGCATCCGATCTTGCGCGATATCGTCGCGCACATCACCGAGCACGCGCTGCGGATGAAGAGAGCTGGTATTTTGAAAAAGGGCAAGATGGACCGGACCGTCGTCGAGTTTACAGGCCCAGCCGCCTGGACTGATGCCGTCTTCCGCTATTTCAACAACCCGGAGTATTTCAATATTCCGGCCGGCGACAAGAATATCACGTACGAGGATTTCACGCAGCAGGTCGACTACCGCAAGGTCGGCGATACCCTCGTTCTGCCAATTACCAGCTTCAGTCCTGGCGTCGGCCAGATGGGtgccgaggatgttgatcaTCCGATGGCCTTTGTGAAGCATGACTTCGGAGGTTAG
- a CDS encoding uncharacterized protein (ID:PFLUO_006319-T1.cds;~source:funannotate), whose product MADSPKKDPAYSQATEVSEVFDSERSSQGTFDAKPPAKPEQGKRKCLLWPPRNRRDRIILSALGILAAVLLALVIALPIVLTRRPLAYHYSGRPLDPTYHVVENNPVFGVFDFPDPGLLHHNGTWYAYGTNPRRNDPSSIHVPVATSTNFINWTLHHGYDAMPTVGGWEREINHWAPDVIQRDDGRFLLYYAGEVKNYHKHHCVGVAVSQGDDPMGPYIPEKEPLACPHQYGGAIDPSPFRDVDGKLYVTYKADGNSVGHGGYCGNSRAPIVSVPIMLQEMESNGITKVGEPEIILDIIPSDGPLVEAPNIIRREDGTYFLFYSSHCFTSPWYDVKYANARSIRGPYTRAPQPLFETGDFDLQSPGGATVSLDGTKMVFHADCDAKSRISGPRDSEHSWRCMYTAAINIQANNTIALSPPDLTASTNSTNLPNNETAVD is encoded by the exons ATGGCGGACAGTCCGAAAAAAGACCCCGCTTATTCGCAGGCTACCGAGGTGAGCGAGGTGTTTGACAGCGAGAGGAGCTCCCAAGGCACATTCGATGCAAAGCCGCCCGCCAAACCGGAAcaagggaaaagaaaatgtcTCCTCTGGCCACCGCGGAATCGACGAGATCGGATTATCCTGAGCGCTCTTGGGATTCTGGCAGCCGTGCTTCTCGCGCTAGTCATCGCTCTGCCCATTGTCCTCACCCGGAGGCCCCTCGCCTACCACTACAGTGGCCGGCCCCTGGATCCCACATATCATGTCGTCGAGAACAATCCCGTCTTTGGGGTCTTTGATTTTCCTGACCCCggtctcctccaccacaatGGCACCTGGTATGCGTATGGGACGAACCCCAGGAGAAACGACCCTTCTTCCATCCATGTTCCCGTGGCCACGTCAACCAACTTTATCAACTGGACTCTGCACCATGGCTATGATGCAATGCCGACAGTGGGCGGATGGGAGCGTGAAATCAATCACTGGGCACCCGATGTGATCCAACGG GATGATGGAAGGTTTCTTCTCTACTACGCTGGAGAGGTAAAGAACTATCACAAACACCACTGTGTCGGAGTAGCAGTCTCGCAAGGCGATGACCCAATGGGTCCATACATCCCTGAAAAGGAGCCTTTGGCCTGCCCACACCAATACGGCGGCGCCATCGATCCTTCACCATTCAGAGATGTCGATGGCAAATTGTATGTCACATACAAGGCCGATGGAAACAGCGTAGGCCACGGAGGTTACTGTGGCAATAGCAGGGCGCCCATAGTCTCCGTCCCGATTATGCTCCAAGAGATGGAGAGTAATGGCATCACCAAGGTTGGGGAACCGGAAATCATTCTTGACATTATCCCCAGCGATGGCCCGCTTGTTGAGGCccccaacatcatccgcagAGAAGACGGCACCTACTTTCTCTTCTACTCCTCTCACTGCTTCACCTCGCCCTGGTACGATGTGAAATATGCCAATGCGAGATCGATCAGAGGGCCCTACACACGAGCTCCTCAGCCACTTTTTGAAACTGGGGATTTCGATCTCCAATCGCCCGGCGGTGCTACCGTTTCTCTTGATGGAACAAAGATGGTCTTCCATGCGGACTGCGATGCGAAGAGCCGGATCTCGGGGCCTCGCGATTCAGAACATAGCTGGCGGTGCATGTATACCGCGGCCATCAATATTCAAGCCAACAATACTATCGCCCTGTCCCCACCTGACCTTACGGCTTCTACAAATTCTACGAACCTCCCAAATAACGAGACAGCAGTTGATTGA
- a CDS encoding uncharacterized protein (ID:PFLUO_006320-T1.cds;~source:funannotate) produces the protein MLDPPCQDSPNLKFELAAPPRWRFAAGDRLIGHLIRDAPVVTPKATLKVWLTGNIRTTILPPSAKTTQRRYVDDWDLLEQTGSVIFNGPLHLPDGGENALSWPFAIQIPSQTIAREDYMSKESFLPLSQGHPLPGSFESHGKDRSSEGLIEYALHARLHYTVGASHKVFNATLPIRIRHPIQETGPLTFMEFSSPETFMQSQRLLPGMEDADLSLRQRTQKLLGSSKVPMFQYRIVVSLPTVIQLGSPDHIPIILNVVPSLSNTTASIRDIPRMARINWIRLYIKHHTTVLALHDFKLSKTESAKQSWSADLDLEDAFEQLKTPLVISTGEDNKPIDIGTMLRLSLRSNGGLFSEERMLTWTPNPISPDFTTYTIKHTHELRFKINLTIAGETQTVKTKAAVKIVGAD, from the coding sequence ATGCTTGATCCCCCGTGCCAAGACAGCCCTAACTTGAAGTTCGAACTTGCTGCGCCCCCGCGTTGGAGATTCGCGGCCGGTGATAGGCTCATCGGCCACTTAATCCGCGACGCGCCGGTCGTCACGCCCAAGGCCACCCTGAAAGTGTGGTTGACAGGGAATATAAGAACCACAATCTTACCGCCATCTGCAAAGACCACACAGCGTCGCTATGTCGACGACTGGGACTTACTGGAGCAGACGGGAAGCGTCATTTTCAACGGTCCTTTGCACCTTCCTGACGGAGGCGAAAATGCTCTCAGCTGGCCTTTCGCAATACAGATTCCCTCGCAGACCATTGCGAGGGAGGACTATATGAGCAAAGAGAGCTTCCTGCCACTGTCCCAGGGCCATCCTTTACCAGGGTCCTTTGAGTCACATGGAAAGGATCGCTCCTCAGAGGGCCTCATAGAGTATGCTCTCCATGCCAGATTGCACTATACTGTTGGCGCGTCCCACAAGGTTTTCAATGCAACTTTGCCCATCCGGATACGACATCCAATTCAGGAGACTGGCCCGCTCACATTCATGGAGTTCTCTTCACCAGAAACGTTTATGCAAAGCCAGCGACTGCTTCCGGGGATGGAAGACGCCGACTTATCACTGAGACAAAGGACTCAGAAACTTCTCGGCTCGAGTAAGGTGCCCATGTTCCAATATAGGATTGTCGTGTCTTTGCCTACCGTCATTCAACTTGGCAGTCCGGACCATATTCCGATTATACTGAATGTTGTTCCTTCGCTCTCAAACACGACCGCCTCCATCAGGGACATTCCACGGATGGCTCGAATCAATTGGATCAGATTGTATATCAAGCACCATACGACAGTCCTTGCGCTGCATGACTTTAAACTTTCCAAAACAGAGTCAGCTAAACAGTCATGGTCTGCCGACCTAGATTTGGAAGATGCAtttgagcagctcaagaCTCCGCTGGTGATATCAACAGGAGAGGACAACAAACCGATTGATATCGGCACCATGCTGCGTCTTTCTCTTCGTTCCAACGGTGGTTTATTTAGCGAGGAAAGGATGCTCACATGGACTCCAAACCCGATTTCCCCGGATTTTACAACATACACCATCAAGCATACCCATGAACTCAGGTTCAAAATAAATCTAACCATTGCAGGAGAGACCCAGACTGTGAAGACCAAAGCCGCAGTGAAGATAGTTGGAGCAGATTGA
- a CDS encoding uncharacterized protein (ID:PFLUO_006321-T1.cds;~source:funannotate) encodes MDSVPLVCEALSHDNLLVWELGNEPDDFVNAIQGAVRPPSWNEQDYVDQWLNRTAALKKQMEIHCPKLARTKYMAPSFGGIDGALKALTTWQDGLNDAKNIAFNSEHNYMGGADEPGVTLQKTLMNHTAVVENAAEHINLMNTLNAQKLTPGIPYILGETNSLYSEGQEGLSNSFGAALWGVDWNLYCASQGIRRTYMHQGTDYRYASWQPIGTNKTAIGTKAPYYGNAMVAAMTRGGDDVQILNLPLGQDTESAYAAYVGGNLARLAVVNMAEYNYTSGSASGGAGDRPSVKYSFKLPPRIASGFVSVQRLMANGSNALTGVTWDGYSYNYELKDGKPVRMNNVTSDERLKVGPDGMVVVDVPYSSAALLNLEGGM; translated from the exons ATGGACAGTGTCCCGCTAGTCTGCGAAGCCCTCAGCCACGACAACCTGCTCGTCTGGGAGCTAGGAAACGAGCCCGACGACTTTGTGAATGCCATACAGGGTGCCGTCAGGCCTCCCTCGTGGAACGAGCAAGATTACGTCGATCAATGGCTAAATCGAACCGCTGCCCTTAAAAAGCAGATGGAAATCCACTGTCCCAAGCTGGCTCGGACGAAATACATGGCGCCTTCGTTTGGGGGAATTGATGGTGCCCTCAAGGCGCTTACCACCTGGCAAGATGGTCTGAATGATGCTAAAAATATTGCTTTCAATTCCGAGCACAA TTACATGGGAGGAGCCGATGAGCCAGGCGTCACGCTCCAGAAGACATTGATGAATCATACAGCAGTAGTCGAGAATGCCGCGGAGCATATCAATCTGATGAACACGCTCAACGCCCAGAAGCTGACCCCCGGCATTCCCTACATCCTAGGAGAAACCAACTCGCTCTACAGCGAAGGCCAGGAAGGTCTCTCCAACTCTTTCGGAGCCGCTCTCTGGGGCGTGGACTGGAATTTGTACTGTGCATCTCAGGGCATCCGCCGAACATACATGCACCAAGGAACGGACTATCGGTACGCATCGTGGCAGCCCATCGGAACCAACAAGACCGCAATCGGGACAAAAGCCCCTTACTACGGGAATGCTATGGTGGCTGCCATGACCCGGGGCGGGGACGATGTGCAGATTCTCAACCTCCCGCTCGGTCAGGATACTGAGTCTGCTTATGCGGCGTATGTCGGCGGCAACCTGGCGCGGCTTGCTGTGGTCAATATGGCAGAATACAATTATACTTCTGGCTCTGCCTCGGGCGGTGCTGGGGATCGTCCATCGGTCAAGTATTCATTCAAATTGCCTCCTCGGATTGCGTCTGGATTCGTGTCGGTGCAACGCCTCATGGCGAACGGGAGCAATGCCCTTACGGGGGTTACCTGGGATGGTTACTCGTATAATTACGAGTTGAAGGACGGGAAGCCCGTTCGAATGAACAATGTCACGAGCGATGAGAGACTCAAGGTTGGGCCCGATGGAATGGTTGTTGTCGATGTGCCTTATTCCAGTGCTGCTCTGTTGAACTTGGAAGGAGGCATGTAA
- a CDS encoding uncharacterized protein (ID:PFLUO_006322-T1.cds;~source:funannotate) yields the protein MLHHNFVWLFLALASTVWTHPSLTEVHTSPPKISITQVNSSTRWVEGKPDVQLFDIVLNNTGTESWLTTSDNLHVWVESENLQTVQPAKVKRIRPGDSVIVQVSVQNNKDVPQGSTGPATAVAHWGKNASTSHSITARYGMPTYNATAASFDQHESPDWFRDAKYGIFIHWGLYSVPAWGGIGKNENYAEWYWSSQMSPDDPTRTYQYHLKHYGPDFLYDDFMANFTAEEFKPKDWVDLIADAGAKYMVPVTKHHDGFALFDMPETVSKRNSVKQSPHRDFLREIFDAAKTYQPSLRRGTYFSMPEWFNPAFSNYTWLDAFGVGPPKNPYTNETVPYTGYVPVEDFLPDIQFPQMQILAYEYETDIMWCDITMPTSRLSAKFASEWINREYANNRQVTVNSRCGVIVGDFDTSAEYASTLELSTRHFEATRGMDPHSFGYNAATPDSAYLNASGIVTTLVDTVSKNGNLLLDIGPKGDGSIPEIMQTNLREAGVWIKAHEESIFGTKYWPNGFGQGNFRYTTTDDAFYIHISSKPGSGTVVPDLVPYLDGDRVTVVGGSLHGTVVDAKTNDDGYLVLDVSRKVAMADKYTWTFKIEY from the exons ATGCTTCATCACAATTTTGTATGGCTATTTCTAGCTCTGGCTAGCACTGTCTGGACACATCCGTCCTTGACAGAAGTCC ACACTTCACCACCGAAAATAAGCATTACTCAAGTAAATTCATCCACGAGATGGGTTGAAGGCAAGCCTGATGTACAGCTCTTTGACATCGTGCTCAACAACACCGGCACTGAGAGCTGGCTGACAACTAGTGACAATCTCCATGTCTGGGTTGAGTCGGAAAACCTTCAAACCGTTCAACCCGCAAAGGTGAAACGGATCCGCCCCGGCGATTCCGTGATTGTTCAAGTCAGCGTCCAAAATAACAAGGACGTCCCACAAGGGTCGACAGGACCTGCGACAGCAGTAGCTCACTGGGGCAAAAATGCTTCAACATCCCACTCTATCACGGCTAGGTACGGCATGCCCACTTACAATGCCACTGCGGCATCATTTGATCAGCACGAGTCACCAGATTGGTTCCGAGATGCAAAATAtggcatcttcatccactGGGGGTTGTATTCCGTGCCTGCGTGGGGCGGTATTGGTAAGAATGAGAACTACGCAGAGTG GTATTGGTCTAGTCAGATGAGCCCAGACGATCCCACCAGAACATACCAATATCATCTCAAGCATTATGGCCCAGATTTCCTATACGATGACTTCATGGCAAACTTTACCGCCGAGGAGTTTAAGCCTAAAGACTGGGTTGACTTGATCGCTGATGCCGGTGCCAAGTATATGGTCCCCGTCACCAAACACCATGATGGATTCGCTTTGTTCGATATGCCCGAGACTGTTTCCAAACGGAACTCGGTGAAGCAGTCTCCTCATCGGGATTTCCTTAGG GAGATCTTCGATGCAGCGAAAACGTACCAACCATCCCTGCGGAGAGGAACATATTTCAGTATGCCTGAATGGTTCAACCCAGCGTTTTCAAATTACACCTGGCTGGATGCGTTTGGAGTCG GACCCCCTAAAAACCCTTACACCAACGAAACAGTCCCATACACGGGCTACGTCCCAGTCGAGGATTTCCTCCCCGATATCCAATTTCCGCAAATGCAAATCCTAGCCTACGAATACGAAACAGATATCATGTGGTGCGACATCACCATGCCTACCAGCAGATTATCCGCCAAATTTGCCTCTGAATGGATCAATCGCGAGTACGCCAATAACCGCCAAGTTACAGTCAACAGCCGATGCGGAGTCATAGTAGGGGATTTTGACACTTCAGCTGAGTATGCAAGCACCCTTGAGCTTTCCACGCGTCACTTCGAAGCCACTCGAGGTATGGATCCGCACTCTTTCGGGTATAACGCAGCTACGCCAGACTCGGCGTATCTGAATGCCAGTGGGATTGTCACCACGTTGGTCGATACCGTGTCTAAGAATGGCAATCTGCTTCTGGATATTGGACCGAAAGGAGACGGGTCAATTCCGGAGATTATGCAAACCAATCTTCGCGAGGCTGGAGTTTGGATCAAAGCCCATGAAGAAAGTATTTTCGGGACCAAGTATTGGCCGAATGGCTTTGGACAAGGCAATTTCCGGTACACGACTACGGATGATGCATTTTATATCCATATCTCCAGTAAACCGGGTAGTGGAACTGTTGTCCCGGATCTGGTGCCGTATCTGGATGGTGATCGGGTTACAGTTGTGGGTGGTTCACTGCACGGCACTGTCGTTGATGCGAAGACCAATGATGATGGCTACCTCGTTCTTGATGTTTCGAGGAAGGTGGCCATGGCTGATAAGTATACGTGGACGTTTAAGATTGAATATTGA
- a CDS encoding uncharacterized protein (ID:PFLUO_006323-T1.cds;~source:funannotate), whose translation MARIVANMTSLKHRPVYTAMSGGVECIALAFGPVISGAVARYSEWRISFYIIIPVGVAVILSVFFFAHNIQRPEHADLPSKEKLKRLDIPGFAAFVPLVISVILALEWAGPDYAWNNWRIILLLTLTGVLLLVFLAVEYRTGEDSMFPLKLMCQRSVAFSALFTFCNSAALFVTAYYLPIYFQAIRNASTFESGLMYLPTAIPFALAILVAGPITSLIGYYTPAMVVGSILMAISTGLYTTFSPTTPPSEWIPYQILYGIGVGLAFQQPYTAVQTVLPDSAVATGLVVLSFTQELGGIVALSIAQNMFTSRLARSLAREVPDLDANVVLKNGALGIINVVPEKYAEGVRSAYNDAIIDVYYLALALTCLTVLGGIFIEWKSVKEEKIEGSDKKEKESAVQEGEARKLACGT comes from the exons ATGGCCAG AATCGTCGCAAATATGACATCCCTCAAACATCGGCCTGTTTACACCGCTATGTCGGGCGGCGTGGAGTGCATTGCGTTGGCCTTTGGTCCTGTCATCAGCGGTGCTGTGGCCCGTTACTCAGAATGGAGAATCAGCTTTTACATCATTATTCCGGTAGGCGTTGCGGTCATTCTGTCTGTGTTCTTTTTTGCGCACAACATCCAACGCCCGGAGCATGCCGACCTACCCAGCAAAGAAAAGCTGAAGCGTCTGGATATACCAGGATTTGCGGCCTTCGTCCCATTGGTGATATCCGTCATCCTTGCTTTGGAATGGGCAGGCCCAGATTACGCGTGGAATAACTGGAGGATCATTCTTCTGTTGACACTGACCGGAGTTCTCCTGCTTGTCTTCCTCGCGGTGGAATACCGAACCGGCGAGGACAGCATGTTTCCTTTGAAGCTCATGTGCCAGCGATCCGTCGCTTTCAGCGCTTTGTTCACCTTCTGCAACTCTGCCGCTCTTTTCGTGACAGCCTATTAT CTGCCTATTTATTTCCAAGCAATCCGCAACGCCAGCACCTTTGAATCCGGGCTCATGTATCTCCCCACCGCAATCCCCTTCGCGCTCGCCATTCTCGTCGCGGGTCCTATAACCAGTCTGATCGGTTACTATACTCCCGCGATGGTCGTGGGCAGTATCCTCATGGCAATTTCCACAGGCCTCTACACAACCTTTTCCCCGACAACGCCGCCCTCGGAATGGATCCCATATCAAATCCTGTATGGCATTGGTGTCGGCCTGGCGTTCCAGCAGCCCTACACAGCGGTTCAGACCGTTCTTCCAGACTCTGCAGTAGCTACCGGACTGGTGGTGCTAAGCTTTACACAAGAACTCGGCGGCATTGTGGCATTGTCGATCGCACAGAATATGTTCACCAGTCGACTGGCGCGGAGTCTGGCCAGGGAGGTGCCGGACCTAGACGCGAATGTTGTCTTGAAGAATGGCGCGCTGGGGATTATCAATGTCGTGCCGGAGAAGTATGCTGAGGGCGTGAGGAGTGCGTATAACGATGCTATCATTGATGTATATTATCTGGCTCTGGCATTGACCTGCTTGACCGTTCTCGGGGGAATTTTCATCGAGTGGAAGTctgtcaaggaagagaagatagaGGGCTCtgacaagaaggaaaaggagagTGCGGTTCAGGAAGGTGAAGCGAGAAAGCTAGCTTGTGGCACCTGA